tatttattctctgaTGTGGGATACGGTTTGCTGGTGCAGGGTGTACTGAAATCACTGACCAAATTAGTTATAGTGAATAAAGAGAACGACTACGGGGAGACGCCTCTGGACGTGGCCATCCATTACAACAACGGCGACGCCAAGTACGCTCTAACGCAAGCAGGAGTCCCCATCACGACTACGAAAGCCCAAACTCCCCGGAGCAGCAAACCATCATTGATGGTTCGATATCTCCGCGAAGCATACGCGGACGAATGGCCCGAGATGCTAACCCGCGCCTACTACTTCGTCACCAAGGAGCTCACCATGGACATGCGCAACACCATCCTCGTCGTCGCCGTCCTCATCGCCACCGCCACCTACCAGGGCGTTCTGCAGCCCCCTGGCGGGGTCTACTCCGCAGAGGGGACAGGGGCCCCAGAGCGCCTGGCGCGTGCGCGGCGGGTGCTGGGCGACAAGCACCACCCACCAGGGCGGATGGTGATGGGGACCATCAAATACAGCTACTTCATGCCGACAAACACGCTGGCCTTCATCTCGTCGACGCTGATCATCATCTTCGTGCTGCCCGACCGCGCCTTCATCATGATCCTGCAGGCCTGCTTGATCTTCATGTGCGTCAGCTACCTCCTCGCGCTGAATTTCATATCCTACTACAACAGCTTCTCGAAAATCCTGGACATCGTATGCGGATGCACCCTCGGCGTCGCCTTCCTGCTGAAGCTGGCATACTATTTCGTGATGGCGTACTACAACGACGACGAGTGGCTGCTGCGCCGGCTCGGCGTGATTATTAGTAACCGCAGGGCGTTGGTGAAGGGGAAgagtaagaaagatgaatcGGAGAAGAAGATGTCGATTTTGGGGAGGATGAGGCAGCAGTACCTACTTATTAGTAAAAGACctgcttaattaattaattagttaggacctcactatatattttcatctgAATATgcgtatgtgtgtgtgtgtgattttTGCCACCcgttgatgattt
The genomic region above belongs to Salvia hispanica cultivar TCC Black 2014 chromosome 3, UniMelb_Shisp_WGS_1.0, whole genome shotgun sequence and contains:
- the LOC125210235 gene encoding ankyrin repeat-containing protein BDA1-like, translated to MSLCHCETAAEPRRETEATIKICDCDCDCDCGCCIDQLYSDIAKEPNWLKDLGEKQFVQTPLHEAAKAGRTTLVVEIMNLMPALGRKLNTEGFSPLHLAVKEGKADTALALAGLDKQLVSVKGKGGLTPLHYAAALAKPLDANALELLLGLLADCPDAISALNNRKQSAVHVALENGNDEAALYLVNWLIIVAKESLLSNGDDHGNTTLHVAARYCTNKGVLKSLTKLVIVNKENDYGETPLDVAIHYNNGDAKYALTQAGVPITTTKAQTPRSSKPSLMVRYLREAYADEWPEMLTRAYYFVTKELTMDMRNTILVVAVLIATATYQGVLQPPGGVYSAEGTGAPERLARARRVLGDKHHPPGRMVMGTIKYSYFMPTNTLAFISSTLIIIFVLPDRAFIMILQACLIFMCVSYLLALNFISYYNSFSKILDIVCGCTLGVAFLLKLAYYFVMAYYNDDEWLLRRLGVIISNRRALVKGKSKKDESEKKMSILGRMRQQYLLISKRPA